CGGGGTAGCCGTTCTCAAACCACTCGACGAGATCGGCGGTGGAGTTGCTCCCCCCGTCGAAGTCGAGCAGGCCGAATACCCCGGGCGTGATCTTCTGGCTGTCGTAGACCACCAGGTACTGTCCGGCCGGCACGAGGTCGCCCTGCCAGATTGCGACGGGCATGAGGCCGCCGGCGGTCCAGAACCGGGCGACCGCGTCTCGCGCCTGCGAAACGCCGTTCAGGCCGAAGATGCGCGCGAACGGCGTTCCGTCCGGACCGCCGGGAGCGTCCGCACCTCGGCTCGTGCGCACCCGGGCGGCGTTCGCGCTCTTCGACGTGTCGCATGGCGTGAACGTCGCGCCGTCCCACAGGCCAAACTCGATCTCGGCCCTGCTGTCCGGGTAGTTGGCGTCCTTGATGGCCTCGGCTTCGGCTGCGGCGCAGGTCCGTGCGCCCTGCTCATCGGCGCCGGCGACGCGCCGCTCCCAGAGTTCCAGCACGGCCGCAAGGCTGGCGGCATCCGCAGCGCTCTGAAGGCGCGAACGGCTATTGCACAGCGACCCGACGTCGATCGCGATCGCCGCCACACAGAAGAGAACCGGCAGCAAAAAGCACGCCAGTACAATGACCTGTCCGGCCCGCCCCCGCTCCGCACGCATACCATCCCCCTCCAGACACGACAATCCGGCAGCACACCACATCCATCGAGTCTATGCGAACGGCGACGCGAAGTCAATGCGAGGCATCTGCGTTTGTGGGGTGGATCGAGTCGAGGCAGGAGCCGCATTCGGCCATTGGGCGGTTCCCGATGCATGGCGCGGATGCGCGATGCGGCGGCCGTGCGACCGGCAGAGGCACAGCGGCAGGCGATCCGCAGGGTCCACGGATTGACGGCCAACGCGGGCCCGCCCGGGCCGGCGCTCACGGGTGCAGGCGGCCGCACGCGAACTGTCGCGGCGCACGGCCGGCGGGTATACTCGCACCGATTCGGAGGCGCGCGATGTGGAGACTTCAGAGCAGCGTGGAGGCGGCCCTGCGCGGCGTCGCGCCGAAGCACGCGACCGTCGTGCGGGCGGGCGGCCTGGGCGACACCGTCCTGGTGCTGCCCGCCCTGGAGATGGTGCGCCGTTCGAGTCCGGACGTGACGGTCGCCCTGGTCGGGAGCGCGTGGGCCGAACACCTGCGGCCCCTGGTCTCGCCGCCGGTGCGGGTGGTCCGTTTCGACGGCCCGGAGATGACGCCGCTGTTCGCCCCCGGCGCCGACGGCGACCCGACGGGCGCCTTTGCGCGCGCCGACCTGGCGGTGCTCTACACCGCCGACCCCCGGGACGCCCTTGTGGGCAATGCACGGCGCCTCTGCCCCGGCCGCACGGTCTCCTGGCCGGTCGACCCGCCGGCCGGCCGGCACGCGGCCGCGCACTTCGCCGGCGCGGTGGCCGACACGGTTCCCGAGCCCCGCGACCTGCCCCCCGCAGGCCTCCGGGTCTCGCCCGACCTGTCCGCATGGGCAGGCGAATGGCTGGCCGAGCGCCTGCCGGAGGCGGCCGGGCCCGTGGCCGTGCACCCGGGCAGCGGCGGCCGGCGCAAGTGCTGGGCGCCGGAGCACTTCGCGCACCTCATGGGTGCCCTGGGCCGGCCCGTCGTGCTGCTGGAAGGCCCCGCCGACGCCGCGCCCTGCGCGCGCACGGCCGCGTTGGCCGGCCCCGGCGCGGCCCCCGCCCGTGCCGCGGGACTGTCCGTGGCACAGACGGCCGCCCTGCTGAGCCGCTGCCGCCTCTACGTGGGCAACGACAGCGGCGTGAGCCACCTGGGCGCAGGACTGGGCGTGCCCACGGTCGCCGTGTTCGGCCCGACCGACCCGCGCACGTGGCGCCCGCTGGGCCGGCGCGTTGTCTCCTGCGGCGGGAACGGCGCCTGGCCGGACCCCGCCCTGGTTCTGGACGCCTGCCGCCGCCTGCTTCAGCCCGCCTGAGCGCCCCGCCGGCCGGGCTGCCGCGCACGTGCGGCGGCCGGACCGGGGCAGCGGAGTCGCGCCCGTCTTGCGTGCCATCATGGGGTGTGTTAGCATGAACGTCGGACGAGGCGGCCAGCCCGACGAGTCCTGCGCCTGCGTGCCGATGCGCCCCTGTGGGAGACCCCATGAAGATCCTGCTGACCAATGACGACGGGCCGTTCTCCCCCGGGCTGACCGCCCTGGCCGCGGCGCTCGAACGGATCGGCGAGGTGACCGTCGTCTGCCCGGCCGAGGAACGCAGCGGCGTGAGCCACGCGATCACGCACCTGATGCCGGTACGCCGGGCCTCGGTGACGCTGCGCGACGGCCGCCCGGCCACGGCCGTCAGCGGTACGCCGGCCGATTGCGTCAAGTTCGCCCTGGCCGAGGTGCTCGCGACGCCCCCCGACCTGGTGGTGAGCGGCCTCAACATGGGCATCAATGCCGGCATCGACCTCTTTTACAGCGGCACGGTGTCGGCCGCCGTGGAGGGCGCGCTGAACGGCGTGCGGTCCGTCGCGTGCTCGACCAGCCCGGAGAACCTCGCGCGCGTGGCCGAGGCGGCCGAGCGGGCCGTGGAGGTGCTGGGCCTCATCCTGGCCGATGCCCCGGCCGCGGCGCTCCTCTTCAACGTCAACGTACCCGAACTGCACGGGGCCGCCCGGCCGTGCGTGCGGCTCACGCGCCAGAGCACCACCTATCCGCCGGGGCGCTACCTCCTGAGCCGGGGGCCCCGGGGCCGCACGGTCCACTGGCTCTCGTGGGACGCCGACGACGGCACGCACCCGGAGGACTCCGACGTGGCGGCTCTGAGGGCGGGGTGCGTGTCGGTAACGCCCCTGCTGCTGGACCGGACGGACGCCGGC
This Candidatus Brocadiaceae bacterium DNA region includes the following protein-coding sequences:
- a CDS encoding glycosyltransferase family 9 protein, with the protein product MWRLQSSVEAALRGVAPKHATVVRAGGLGDTVLVLPALEMVRRSSPDVTVALVGSAWAEHLRPLVSPPVRVVRFDGPEMTPLFAPGADGDPTGAFARADLAVLYTADPRDALVGNARRLCPGRTVSWPVDPPAGRHAAAHFAGAVADTVPEPRDLPPAGLRVSPDLSAWAGEWLAERLPEAAGPVAVHPGSGGRRKCWAPEHFAHLMGALGRPVVLLEGPADAAPCARTAALAGPGAAPARAAGLSVAQTAALLSRCRLYVGNDSGVSHLGAGLGVPTVAVFGPTDPRTWRPLGRRVVSCGGNGAWPDPALVLDACRRLLQPA
- the surE gene encoding 5'/3'-nucleotidase SurE — encoded protein: MKILLTNDDGPFSPGLTALAAALERIGEVTVVCPAEERSGVSHAITHLMPVRRASVTLRDGRPATAVSGTPADCVKFALAEVLATPPDLVVSGLNMGINAGIDLFYSGTVSAAVEGALNGVRSVACSTSPENLARVAEAAERAVEVLGLILADAPAAALLFNVNVPELHGAARPCVRLTRQSTTYPPGRYLLSRGPRGRTVHWLSWDADDGTHPEDSDVAALRAGCVSVTPLLLDRTDAGALEALARAANGCLADT